TTGGGATGACCAGGTCATTACCAATATGAAGTTCCTACTATACTGTTTTGAGTGGATGACTGGACTTAAAATCAACTATCACAAAAGCGAAGTGGTGGTGATAGGGGTGGATATGGAAGAACAGCAAAGAATTGCCCACCTCCTCAACTGTAAAGTGGGGGAGTTGCCAATGCAATACCTAGGGATGCCTATAAGCTATCAGCCCATAAGAGTGAAAGATTTTGCAGGGGTAGTAACGAAGATGAGGAACAGATTGCCTCCCTGGAAAGGAAGGCTTACATCGTACGGAGGGCGACTTATCTTGACCAATTTCTCTCTTAGTAGTTTGCCTATATATACCATGGGTATCTTCTTATTGTAAGACTCAATACACCAACAAATGGACGTCGTTAGGTCGAGGTTCTTCTGGCAAGGGGTTGAGAAAGATTTCAAATATAATATGGTTAAGTGGGAGAGTGTGTGCCGACCGAAAGACTATGGGGGACTGGGTATCTTGAATACCAAAACTATGAATGAAGTGTTGGTGATGAAGTGGGAGATCTTTGCTGTCAGATGCTACAACGCATATACTTGCGACATGAGTCACTTTTTCAGTGTAAGGGCACTGGAGGATCCCAACTCAGGAAAGGCTTGAACAAGGTTAAGCACCTTTTCAAATAGGGTGCGCGCAACAAAGTGAACAATGGCCATAACACACTCTTTTGGGAGGATGTGCGGCTCGGTGATACTCCCTTGAAACTCACCTTTCCAAAAGCTATATGGGATGTGTAGTAAGAGTGATGCCCTTGTAGCTGACTATTGGCGAGAGGGTGTATGGGATGTTAGATTTAAAAGATCTCTCGGTGAGCTGGATGATGGATAAGTCTTGTCTGTGATGGATGGATAAGGCATAGGGTCCTTGCAAGGACCATAGCATCTATTCCTTTAGCATATTTTCAGTTTGTTAGGACAGTTGCAGTTAGTAGGACAGCAGCAGTTAGCATCTACTTTTCTAGGACAGCAGGAGCATCTTGGACTAGTCAGTTAGCTTATGCCCTGACtggctatatatatgtgtggccACCCCTCCCGTTGAATGGTATGGCTTTGAgtgtgtgaatgaagaaaaccagaaaatttGCCCCAACTTGAGTGCCATCCTCTCATCAATGAGAGTAACCATTGAACTACTAACAACTAGTATCAAagccgtactttcctgtaggttGGACATCTCTTGCTCCTCACCTTCCCAAGCTCGAGCGAGCACTCAgccagtagcagcagcagcaccggctgctcctcctccttccccattCCCTTCCCCCTCTCCATGCAGTAGCCCCCTGGAGGCGCGCCAAGTTCGATGAACAATCTCGGCGTTCagtcgcctcgagcgcacggcgtcAGCGGGACACCGAGCTCGCAGCGGCAGAAGAGCACAGGCGAGCGATGGCACAGGCTGCTACAGCAGCGGCGAGGGTGGTCAGGCTGGCAATAGCGAActtggcggcggccagggcggaggtggaagcagaggaggcagaAGATGCAGCACGTGCGGCGGAGGTtgaggttgagaccttgcgcaGCAGCATCAATGGCTCCATCGCCAGCGACATCACTGCCGACGGGTACCTTGAGGAGCTGGCGAGGGAGAGGGCGCGGGAGCGGATGGCAcggtgggcagcagcccacccCCACACCCacggcggtggcagcggcccGAAGGACCGCGcgcctggtggcggcggcctgaGGGCCCGTGCTCCCGGTGGTGGCGGCCTGGAGCGCCGCGGCTGCAGCCCCCTTGGTGGGGGCATGCGTGGTGGCGACAACACCcctggcgggggggggggggggcgaggcgACGGCAGCCCCCTTGGtaggggcgcgcgcggcggcggcggcgcccccggctaccacgCCATCCAGGCAGTGGTCAGGGACACTGGTCCCAGTGGCGGGTGGCCaaccctcaccaagaccaactacgtcgagtaGGCTGCGGTGATGAGAGTAAGGCTCTAGGTGCGGCACATGTGGGATGCTGTCCAGTACAACGACGTCGATTACGACGAAGATCGTCGGGCGCCGGATGCACGCATCGCTACAGTTCCTCCCGAGATGCAGTTCTCGCTTTCCCAGAAGGAGACTGCCAAGTTGGCCTAGGACGCCATCGCTGTGGCTCGCATCGACAGCGACCGCGCTCGCAAGTCCACATTGtaggcacttcgcaaggagtgggagaacctagccttcaagccaggtgaaGAAGTCGATGACTTTGCTCTCCGTCTTAACATTCTGTTGCAAAAGATGGTGATGTTCGACAACGACACCTGCGACGAGGAGAGAGCTATCGAGAAGCTCTTCCGATGCGTCCCCGAGAAgtacaggcagaccgctcgctcgatcgagtctctgctggacctctccaccatgtcgattgaggaggcgataggtcgcctcaagACCGAGATGAACTTGTCTCGGACTAGTTTAAAAGATTTATGGAAATTAAAAACCGATGTTTTAATTTAACTGTTGCTGAGAAAGATTTAACTGATATAGCTCTTGGTGGTTTACGTTCGCATCTTAGAGAAAAACTTGAAGGCTTTGTTTATTATTCTATTAATGGTTTGCAACTTCGAGCTATGAGCTAAGAGACTAAATTTAAAAATTCTGAAGAGATATATAAGCCTCATCGTTCAAATACTCatgttgttgaatatgattctgATTCATCGAGCGATGAGGATAAAGAGGTTTACACTATTGAGTTTGTTTGGCTATCGGCGGCTAAACCTTGTTCTTGTGCATCGCTTAAGCCGACTCAAAAGAGTCGGCAAGA
The nucleotide sequence above comes from Panicum virgatum strain AP13 chromosome 3K, P.virgatum_v5, whole genome shotgun sequence. Encoded proteins:
- the LOC120700805 gene encoding glycine-rich RNA-binding protein-like; the encoded protein is MAQAATAAARVVRLAIANLAAARAEVEAEEAEDAARAAEVEVETLRSSINGSIASDITADGYLEELARERARERMARWAAAHPHTHGGGSGPKDRAPGGGGLRARAPGGGGLERRGCSPLGGGMRGGDNTPGGGGGGRGDGSPLGRGARGGGGAPGYHAIQAVVRDTGPSGGWPTLTKTNYVE